A part of Drosophila ananassae strain 14024-0371.13 chromosome 2R, ASM1763931v2, whole genome shotgun sequence genomic DNA contains:
- the LOC6493540 gene encoding organic cation transporter protein: protein MEGQAKQAYFVNEAFSHEEPSQGLDNLHRRKSAGNKELQLDLNGFKKSQDGMGSGAGGGGGGGGDPPNLDFDDILPMIGEFGKYQKILFICMIPFSFFVAFVYFSQIFLTLIPEQHWCHVSELDGLDVEARLALSIPMVNGEYNNCYMYDVNYTEVLAQGKVMADPAWPRVKCRHGWSYNFTEIPYSTVATEQNWVCDDAALPTYAQSIFFLGAIVGGLLFGWVADRFGRIPALIGTNMMGLFAGIGTAFVNNFWEFAAMRFFVGFAFDNCFTMMYILVLEYVGPKYRTFVANMSIAIFFTGAACLLPWIAYFVADWKILAIITSAPLLLVIFTPVIVPESARWLVSQGKVDKAIGILKKLEHRNGRNVSPQTYQDFANSCRRMQEQEEQNGSYSVLDLFKSPRLRRTTLLLIVIWMAISLVFDGHVRNVGSLGLDIFFTFTVASFTELPADTLLTVTLDRFGRRWLACGSMVASGIFSLLATVVPVGVYSAALAIMGRFFVNISYNIGLQWAAEVLPTVVRAQAVAFIHIMGYVASIIAPFVVYLSNISTSLPLIILGLLGILGGLLSLLLPETLNHDLPQTLSDGEEFGRGQSIWDFPCLAKKVDDEEDEKRNADVEEVRSQAFVRGTQTGASLNASTGGELRSSILRRSIKSRNSTKL, encoded by the exons ATGGAAGGCCAGGCCAAGCAAGCGTACTTCGTCAATGAGGCGTTCAGTCACGAAGAGCCCTCCCAGGGCCTGGATAATCTGCATCGCCGGAAGAGTGCTGGCAACAAAGAACTCCAGCTGGACTTGAATGGCTTCAAGAAGAGTCAGGATGGAATGGGAAGTGGTGCaggtggtggcggtggcggcggaggTGATCCTCCCAATCTGGACTTTGATGACATCCTCCCCATGATCGGGGAGTTTGGAAAATATCAGAAGATCCTGTTCATCTGTATGATTCCCTTCTCGTTCTTCGTTGCCTTTGTGTACTTCTCGCAAATCTTCCTAACCCTGATACCCGAACAGCATTGGTGCCATGTCTCAGAATTGGATGGGTTGGATGTGGAGGCCAG ACTCGCACTTTCCATACCCATGGTTAATGGGGAGTACAACAATTGTTACATGTACGACGTCAACTACACGGAGGTACTGGCCCAGGGCAAGGTGATGGCCGACCCGGCCTGGCCGCGGGTGAAGTGCCGCCACGGCTGGTCCTACAACTTTACGGAGATCCCCTACTCGACGGTGGCTACTGAGCAGAACTGGGTCTGCGACGACGCCGCCCTGCCCACCTACGCCCAGTCGATCTTCTTCCTGGGCGCCATCGTGGGGGGCCTGCTCTTCGGCTGGGTGGCGGACCGCTTCGGTCGGATTCCGGCTCTGATTGGTACCAACATGATGGGACTGTTTGCCGGTATCGGCACAGCTTTTGTTAACAACTTCTGGGAGTTTGCCGCCATGAGGTTCTTCGTGGGATTCGCGTTCGACAATTGCTTCACCATGATGTACATTCTGG ttttggAATATGTGGGTCCCAAGTACCGCACCTTTGTGGCCAACATGTCGATAGCCATTTTCTTCACAGGAGCCGCCTGTCTGCTACCCTGGATTGCCTACTTTGTGGCCGACTGGAAGATCCTGGCCATAATCACATCCGCTCCACTGTTGCTGGTCATATTCACTCCAGTGATTGTGCCGGAATCTGCTCGTTGGCTGGTTTCCCAGGGCAAGGTGGATAAAGCCATTGGAATTCTCAAGAAACTGGAGCACCGAAATGGCCGCAATGTGTCTCCTCAGACTTACCAGGACTTCGCCAACAGCTGTCGCAGGatgcaggagcaggaggagcagaACGGAAGCTACTCCGTTTTGGATCTGTTCAAGTCGCCTCGTTTAAGGAGGACCACGTTGCTGCTGATTGTGATCTGGATGGCCATATCGCTGGTTTTCGATGGACATGTGCGGAATGTGGGCTCCCTGGGTCTGGACATTTTCTTCACTTTTACGGTGGCCAGCTTTACGGAGCTGCCGGCGGATACCCTTCTGACAGTGACCTTGGATCGTTTTGGACGTCGTTGGCTGGCCTGTGGATCTATGGTAGCCAGTGGAATCTTCAGTCTGCTGGCCACTGTGGTGCCCGTGGGAGTTTACTCCGCGGCCTTGGCTATAATGGGTCGATTTTTCGTAAACATCAGTTATAACATTGGACTCCAGTGGGCTGCGGAGGTGCTGCCCACCGTGGTCAGAGCCCAGGCGGTGGCCTTCATCCACATCATGGGTTACGTGGCCAGTATTATAGCTCCGTTTGTGGTCTACTTGTCCAACATCTCCACTTCCCTGCCCCTGATAATCCTGGGACTCTTGGGCATTCTGGGTGGTCTGTTGTCGCTCCTCCTGCCGGAAACCCTTAATCACGATCTGCCCCAAACACTGTCAGATGGCGAGGAGTTCGGACGCGGCCAGAGTATCTGGGACTTCCCCTGTCTGGCCAAAAAGGTCGATGACGAGGAGGATGAGAAGAGGAATGCGGATGTGGAGGAAGTGCGATCGCAAGCTTTTGTGAGGGGAACCCAGACGGGAGCTTCTCTGAATGCCTCCACAGGAGGGGAACTCCGTTCCAGTATCCTGCGGCGATCCATAAAGTCACGAAACTCGACGAAGCTGTAA
- the LOC6493539 gene encoding chymotrypsin BI — MYKQTERATLTDRRQVALWFTWSCLMLHCLGSVGVAMALDWQQVKPMYLVSMYPGPFGLSTSSSSSLSSSSPFSGSLEHDAEMSASSIESRHIKDDGVGGFSEEDLEEREPLVLNLETTPLLEKMLPEGAMAMDRIFGGNVGNPHCFPYQVGMLLQRPKGLYWCGGSLISEQYVLTAAHCVDMAKRALVFLGANEIKNAKEKGQVRLMVPSSNFQIYPTWNPKRLKDDIALVRLPHPVSFNERIHPIQLPKRHYEYRSFKNKLAIASGWGRYATGVHAISNVLRYVQLQIIDGRTCKSNFPLSYRGTNICTSGRNSRSTCNGDSGGPLVLQRRHSKKRVLVGITSFGSIYGCDRGYPAAFTKVASYLDWISDETGVSSHQDTTEAIFFDQYVREYGKPRQSRRLETEELPEDDVPDELDVHPNPISDEDLSEVVTHRTRTRPQSAEHEFYFL; from the exons ATGTACAAACAAACTGAAAGAGCCACTTTAACAGATCGTCGTCAGGTGGCATTGTGGTTCACCTGGTCATGCCTCATGCTGCACTGCCTCGGCAGCGTCGGCGTGGCGATGGCGCTGGACTGGCAACAGGTTAAGCCGATGTACCTGGTCTCCATGTACCCGGGTCCATTCGGTCTCTCCacctcctcgtcctcctccCTCTCCTCCTCGTCCCCCTTTTCCGGTTCCCTCGAACATGACGCGGAAATGAGTGCCAGCAGTATAGAGAGCCGCCACATCAAGGATGATGGTGTCGGCGGATTCAGCGAGGAGGATCTCGAGGAGCGAGAGCCCCTCGTACTGAATCTGGAGACTACGCCACTGCTGGAGAAGATGCTGCCGGAAGGCGCCATGGCCATGGATCGCATTTTTGGCGGAAACGTGGGCAACCCTCACTGCTTTCCTTACCAGGTGGGCATGCTCCTGCAGCGGCCTAAGGGTCTGTACTGGTGCGGCGGCTCCCTCATCTCCGAGCAGTACGTTCTCACCGCCGCACACTGCGTGGACAT GGCCAAACGGGCTTTAGTTTTCCTTGGCGCCAATGAGATCAAGAATGCCAAGGAGAAGGGTCAGGTGCGACTGATGGTGCCCAGCAGTAATTTCCAAATCTATCCCACCTGGAATCCCAAAAGGCTAAAGGACGACATCGCCTTAGTAAGATTGCCGCATCCAGTTAGCTTTAATG AGCGCATCCATCCCATCCAGCTGCCCAAGCGCCACTACGAGTACCGCAGTTTTAAGAACAAGCTGGCTATTGCCTCGGGATGGGGTCGCTATGCCACCGGGGTGCATGCCATCAGCAATGTACTCCGGTACGTTCAACTACAAATCATTGACGGAAGGACATGCAAGTCCAACTTTCCGCTCTCCTATCGAGGAACTAATATCTGCACTAGTGGAAGGAATTCCCGCTCCACGTGCAACGGAGACTCCGGAGGACCTCTGGTCCTTCAACGAAGACACTCCAAGAAACGGGTTCTAGTGGGCATCACCTCGTTTGGCAGTATATACGGCTGTGACCGGGGCTACCCGGCAGCCTTCACCAAGGTGGCTTCGTATCTGGATTGGATCAGCGACGAGACAGGCGTCAGCTCCCACCAAGACACTACAGAGGCAATCTTCTTCGACCAGTATGTGCGAGAGTATGGGAAACCCAGGCAGAGTCGTAGACTAGAGACCGAGGAGCTGCCGGAAGACGATGTGCCCGATGAACTCGATGTTCATCCCAATCCCATTTCCGATGAGGATCTCTCCGAGGTCGTTACTCATCGAACTCGCACCCGCCCACAGTCTGCAGAACACGAGTTCTATTTCTTGTaa
- the LOC6506390 gene encoding brachyurin: MKFACASVLLLATLLGAQAVDWQSVKNRNIEVPVPNLRVGRVGGPSGRITGGELATPKQFPYQVGLLLYITGGAAWCGGTIISDRWIVTAAHCTDSLTTGVDVYLGAWDRTNPKEDGQQIIFVETKNVYVHENWQADTITNDISLIKLPVPIEFNEYIQPANLPAKSSSYNTYSGESAIASGWGKISDSATGATDILQYAQVPIMANSGCSPWYLGLVGSTNICIKTTGGISTCNGDSGGPLVLDDGSNTLIGATSFGIAFGCEVGWPGVFTRITSYLDWIEEISGVVNLGE, translated from the exons ATGAAATTCGCGTGCGCTTCGGTTTTGCTTTTGGCCACCCTTTTGGGGGCCCAGGCTGTCGACTGGCAGTCGGTGAAGAACCGCAACATTGAGGTTCCGGTCCCGAATCTCCGTGTGGGACGTGTTGGTGGTCCCAGTGGAAGGATTACCGGTGGAGAGCTGGCCACCCCCAAACAGTTCCCCTACCAGGTGGGACTCTTGCTGTACATCACCGGAGGAGCTGCCTGGTGCGGCGGCACCATCATCAGCGACCGCTGGATTGTCACCGCTGCCCACTGCACGGACAGCCTGACCACCGGTGTGGATGTCTACCTGGGCGCCTGGGATCGTACCAATCCCAAGGAGGACGGCCAGCAGATCATCTTCGTAGAGACCAAGAACGTGTATGTGCACGAGAACTGGCAAGCCGACACCATTACCAACGATATTTCTCTGATCAAGCTGCCCGTGCCCATCGAGTTCAATG AGTATATCCAGCCCGCTAACCTGCCCGCGAAGTCCAGCAGCTACAACACCTACAGTGGCGAATCGGCTATTGCCTCCGGCTGGGGCAAGATCAGCGACT CTGCCACTGGAGCTACCGATATTCTGCAGTACGCTCAGGTGCCCATCATGGCCAACAGCGGCTGCTCTCCCTGGTATTTGGGCCTGGTTGGTAGCACCAACATCTGCATCAAGACCACCGGCGGCATTTCCACCTGCAACGGCGACTCTGGCGGCCCCCTGGTCTTGGACGACGGCAGCAACACCTTGATCGGAGCTACTTCCTTTGGCATCGCCTTCGGTTGCGAGGTCGGCTGGCCAGGAGTGTTCACTCGTATCACCTCCTACCTGGACTGGATCGAGGAAATTAGCGGCGTGGTCAACCTCGGAGAGTAA